In Tsuneonella sp. CC-YZS046, the genomic window GCCCCCGCCCACGCAAGGATGTGCAAATGTTGGATCTTGACCAACCGGAGGGGAAAATCATCCATCCATCGGTCACGTCCCTAACTAGTGATCAATAACCGCTTTGCCAAGACCAAATCGCAGCAAAAGTGCGCGAGGGCGCGCGCCAAGGTCCCGTCTCATCTCCACGGAAAACCCCGCATCCGCCGCCATGGCCGCCACGGCGGCGCTCTGGCTCGCCCCGATTTCCAGGACCGCGCAGCCGCAAGGCTCGAGCAGCGCGGGCAGTTGCGGAATCAGGATGCGATAGTCATCCAGCCCCTCAGGCCCCGCGAACAGCGCCCCCGCCGGCTCATGCAGATGGACCGACGGCGCAAGCCGCGCCCCGCTCTCCACATAGGGCGGATTGGCCAGGATCAGGTCGAATGGGCCGAGATCGGAGGCCCAGCCGGGCCGGGTCCAGTCCCGCTCGATCAGCCGCGCCCGGCCGGAAAGGCCCAGCGCATCCGCATTTTCCCGCGCAAGCGCCACCGCGCCGGAAGAACGGTCGATCCCGATTCCCTCCGCTTCCCCGCATTCCGCCAGCAGCGTGAGCAGCAGGGCCCCCGATCCCGTGCCGCAATCCAGCACCCGGCGCGGCTGCGGCATGGCTTCCAGCGCGGCGGCAATCACCGATTCGCTGTCGGCGCGGGGGATCAGCACCTCCGGCCCGACCCGGAATGTGCGCCCGTAAAATTCCTGACGGCCGAGAATATAGGCGACCGGCTCGTGATTCAGGCGGCGCGCCAGCAAGGGGGCAAAATCTTCCGGAACCGGATCGCCGCCATGGCGCAGCAGCAGGTCCGAACGGGAAACGCCCAGGGCATGGGCCATCAGCAATTCGGCATCCAGCCGTGCGGTATCGCTGGTGGGGGCGAGGCTCCCGGCCGCCTCACGCAGGGCCTGGGTGACGGTCTGCTTCGGCCCTGCCCGCGCTGTCATGCGCCCAGCGCGGCCAGCCGCTTGGCTTCGTCTTCCGCGATCAGCGCGTCGATCAGTTCGCCCAGCCCCGGCCCTTCCAGAATCTCGGGCAGGCGATGCAGGGTCAGGTTGATCCGGTGGTCGGTCACGCGCCCTTGCGGGAAATTATAGGTGCGGATTCGTTCGGAACGGTCGCCGGAACCCACCATCGCGCGGCGCGCCTCGGCCTCGGCGCCATGCGCCTGCTCGCGCTTGAGATCATACAGCCGGGCGCGCAGCACCTGCATCGCCTTGGCCCGGTTCTTGTGCTGGCTGCGCTCGTCCTGCTGCGTGACCACGATCCCGGTGGGCAGATGGGTGATGCGCACGGCCGAATCCGTGGTGTTGACATGCTGCCCGCCCGCGCCCGAGGCCCGATAGATGTCGATCTTGAGATCCTTGTCGTCGATCTGGACATCGACCTCGTCCGGCTCGGGCAGAACTGCGACGGTCGCGGCGGAGGTATGGATGCGCCCGCCGCTTTCGGTGACGGGCACGCGCTGCACGCGATGCACCCCGCTTTCGAACTTGAGCCTGGCGAACACGCCCTGCCCCGCGACATTGGCGACCACTTCCTTGAAGCCGCCGATGTCGGAAGCGTTCACGCTGATCGTCTCGACCCGCCAGCCCTGCTCGGCGGCGTAGCGCTCATACATGCGGAACAGGTCCG contains:
- the prmC gene encoding peptide chain release factor N(5)-glutamine methyltransferase — encoded protein: MTARAGPKQTVTQALREAAGSLAPTSDTARLDAELLMAHALGVSRSDLLLRHGGDPVPEDFAPLLARRLNHEPVAYILGRQEFYGRTFRVGPEVLIPRADSESVIAAALEAMPQPRRVLDCGTGSGALLLTLLAECGEAEGIGIDRSSGAVALARENADALGLSGRARLIERDWTRPGWASDLGPFDLILANPPYVESGARLAPSVHLHEPAGALFAGPEGLDDYRILIPQLPALLEPCGCAVLEIGASQSAAVAAMAADAGFSVEMRRDLGARPRALLLRFGLGKAVIDH
- the prfA gene encoding peptide chain release factor 1; amino-acid sequence: MTIPDERLVQIAARFAEIEARLASGTLEGDAFVAASRDYAELEPVAKIAEDVRTMRGELAGLEALDDSDPEMKALAEEEIGRLKSALPEAERKLAVAMLPRDSADARPAMLEIRAGTGGDEAALFAADLFRMYERYAAEQGWRVETISVNASDIGGFKEVVANVAGQGVFARLKFESGVHRVQRVPVTESGGRIHTSAATVAVLPEPDEVDVQIDDKDLKIDIYRASGAGGQHVNTTDSAVRITHLPTGIVVTQQDERSQHKNRAKAMQVLRARLYDLKREQAHGAEAEARRAMVGSGDRSERIRTYNFPQGRVTDHRINLTLHRLPEILEGPGLGELIDALIAEDEAKRLAALGA